One segment of Methanolinea mesophila DNA contains the following:
- a CDS encoding preprotein translocase subunit Sec61beta — MAKKQGGRLISSAGLVNYYDSDDRRAVHLNPVAVVAVTAAIGIFILVLDLIY; from the coding sequence ATGGCAAAGAAACAGGGTGGGAGATTAATATCATCCGCCGGGCTGGTCAATTATTACGACAGCGACGACCGGCGTGCGGTCCATCTGAACCCGGTAGCGGTGGTGGCGGTTACCGCGGCGATTGGTATTTTTATCCTGGTGCTGGACCTTATCTACTGA
- a CDS encoding amidohydrolase family protein: MFVLMGDGEELVSGMALLGPELEVRSVTLVIRDGIIAAVEEETSGGGPWICPAFFNAHTHLGDTVAMDLPSGGSLEELVTPPDGLKHRILAATPPGRLVEGMRASISYMQASGTGGFADFREGGTAGVGQLRTASEGFPGTVFIFGREGGERVAEGLGISSARDVPALEEKVAAARAEGKKVAFHAGERDALDIDAALSYEPDLLVHCTHATPAQVRACADRGIPIAICARSNWKLGVTRSGRNPPIDLMEKTGCTLMLGTDNVMFVQPDMWREMEFVSRIYDLPPERILSAAVRGSAYFDTPWYLEKGNKARFFLIDPTHSNLRFSRDIFSTLVNRAGLHDIVKKVFYS; this comes from the coding sequence GTGTTCGTACTCATGGGTGACGGAGAAGAACTGGTCAGCGGAATGGCGCTTCTCGGACCGGAACTGGAAGTGCGCAGCGTGACCCTGGTGATACGGGACGGGATCATCGCCGCGGTCGAGGAGGAGACCTCCGGCGGAGGCCCGTGGATCTGTCCCGCGTTCTTCAATGCGCACACCCATCTGGGAGATACCGTCGCCATGGACCTCCCTTCCGGCGGGTCCCTCGAGGAACTCGTGACCCCCCCGGACGGCCTGAAGCACAGGATCCTTGCCGCAACTCCTCCCGGCCGTCTCGTCGAAGGAATGCGGGCGAGTATTTCCTACATGCAGGCATCGGGTACGGGAGGGTTCGCCGACTTCAGGGAGGGGGGGACTGCAGGGGTCGGGCAGCTTCGGACCGCCTCCGAAGGGTTCCCTGGCACGGTCTTCATCTTCGGAAGGGAGGGCGGGGAACGGGTCGCGGAAGGGCTCGGGATCTCGAGCGCCCGGGACGTCCCTGCACTCGAGGAGAAGGTGGCCGCCGCGAGGGCGGAAGGGAAAAAAGTTGCATTTCATGCCGGGGAGCGGGACGCCCTCGACATCGATGCCGCACTTTCCTACGAACCCGATCTCCTGGTCCATTGCACCCATGCCACCCCCGCCCAGGTCAGGGCGTGTGCGGACAGGGGCATCCCGATCGCCATATGCGCCAGGTCCAACTGGAAACTCGGGGTCACGAGGTCCGGGAGGAACCCTCCGATCGACCTCATGGAGAAGACGGGGTGTACCCTGATGCTCGGGACTGACAACGTCATGTTCGTCCAGCCTGACATGTGGCGGGAGATGGAGTTCGTATCCAGGATCTACGACCTCCCGCCGGAGAGAATCCTGTCTGCGGCCGTGCGCGGTTCCGCGTATTTCGACACCCCCTGGTACCTTGAAAAAGGCAACAAAGCGAGGTTTTTCCTGATCGATCCGACCCATTCGAATCTGCGCTTCTCCCGGGATATCTTTTCAACGCTCGTAAATCGGGCCGGTTTACATGATATTGTGAAAAAAGTTTTTTATTCGTAA
- a CDS encoding universal stress protein, translated as MFTQILVAIDGSKISDRALKIALDEAKVWNATVNVIYVVETGLFSSLPMDNTWEIMYSMLEKEGQDALDAAKNEAEKRHITLNAVMKQGHAGNEIVNASEELGADLVIVGSHGRSEVDRILLGSVSSFVVSHCAVSVMVVRS; from the coding sequence ATGTTCACTCAGATACTCGTGGCAATAGACGGATCGAAAATAAGTGACCGGGCCCTGAAGATCGCGCTGGATGAGGCGAAGGTCTGGAATGCGACTGTCAATGTGATCTACGTGGTGGAGACCGGCCTCTTTTCATCACTCCCCATGGACAACACCTGGGAGATCATGTACAGCATGCTTGAGAAAGAGGGACAGGATGCGCTCGATGCCGCAAAGAACGAGGCTGAAAAGAGGCACATCACGCTGAACGCGGTGATGAAGCAGGGTCATGCAGGAAACGAGATCGTGAATGCTTCAGAGGAACTGGGTGCGGATCTGGTGATCGTCGGGTCACACGGGAGAAGCGAGGTCGATCGCATCCTCCTCGGCAGCGTGAGTTCTTTCGTGGTCTCCCATTGCGCGGTGAGCGTCATGGTGGTGAGATCATAA
- a CDS encoding CBS domain-containing protein, which yields MKVADFMTSDVVAVEIPGNRDDVLKILKRTGISGVPVLKDKVLVGIITRKDLLRKAEETQLGLLMTVDPITIEADATISDAARLMIKNNIRRLPVVEDDTLIGLVSVADLIAAIAQMKIRVEIKGLYTSQTFALWEDTPLPLVGRIMEISGFEAIPILDADSRLQGIISEGDLIRHSSIEDTVEVSDFSNGTDDDEWTWESIRDMHTISYGISKIQLPNRAVKTAMVTNVVAVPQNAEVSECALKMKRARVDQLPVVNGDKRLVSMLFDRELIRVLCSEEAQQ from the coding sequence ATGAAAGTCGCCGATTTTATGACCTCGGACGTGGTTGCAGTGGAGATACCGGGCAACCGCGATGATGTACTGAAGATTCTGAAGAGGACCGGGATATCGGGGGTTCCCGTCCTTAAGGACAAGGTACTGGTGGGAATTATCACCAGGAAAGATCTCCTCCGGAAGGCAGAAGAGACCCAGCTCGGCCTGCTCATGACAGTCGACCCGATCACCATCGAGGCCGACGCGACCATCTCCGATGCCGCCCGGTTAATGATAAAAAACAATATCAGGCGGCTTCCCGTCGTCGAGGACGATACTCTGATCGGCCTGGTCAGCGTGGCGGACCTCATCGCGGCCATCGCCCAGATGAAGATACGTGTGGAGATCAAGGGCCTGTACACCAGCCAGACCTTCGCGCTCTGGGAGGATACTCCGCTTCCCCTCGTGGGGAGGATCATGGAGATCTCGGGGTTCGAGGCGATACCGATCCTCGATGCGGACAGCAGGCTGCAGGGGATCATCTCGGAAGGCGACCTGATCCGGCACTCTTCCATAGAGGACACTGTCGAGGTCAGTGACTTCTCCAACGGCACCGACGACGACGAGTGGACCTGGGAGAGCATCAGGGATATGCATACCATCAGCTACGGCATCTCCAAGATCCAGCTGCCCAACAGGGCGGTAAAGACGGCAATGGTGACCAACGTGGTGGCCGTGCCCCAGAATGCCGAAGTGAGCGAGTGCGCCCTCAAGATGAAGCGTGCAAGAGTGGACCAGCTCCCGGTGGTGAACGGGGACAAGCGGCTGGTGTCGATGCTGTTCGACCGGGAACTGATCAGGGTCCTCTGCAGTGAAGAGGCGCAACAATAA
- the psmB gene encoding archaeal proteasome endopeptidase complex subunit beta, producing MEEQYKEPMKGTTTVGLIFKDGVVLAADRRATMGYFIASKNAKKIYQIADRIGMTTAGGVGDAQQLVRVMTVECSLYNMRRGKSMTVGAVSTLLSNILNNNRYYPFYVQLLVGGMDESGPHLFSVDAMGGATREDDVVATGSGSPTAYGILEDRYKPGMNEEDAISLGVRAVRAAMKRDVATGEGVHVAVITKDSYREIPEEELQKKFGKILA from the coding sequence ATGGAGGAACAGTATAAGGAACCCATGAAAGGGACCACCACTGTCGGGTTGATTTTCAAGGACGGTGTAGTCCTTGCTGCCGACAGGCGGGCTACCATGGGATATTTCATCGCCAGCAAGAATGCAAAGAAGATATACCAGATCGCGGACCGTATCGGAATGACCACCGCTGGTGGAGTGGGGGATGCCCAGCAGCTGGTGCGGGTCATGACCGTGGAATGCAGCCTCTACAATATGAGGAGGGGAAAATCCATGACCGTGGGGGCGGTATCGACACTCCTCTCCAATATCCTGAATAACAACAGGTATTACCCCTTCTACGTGCAGCTCCTGGTAGGGGGAATGGACGAGAGCGGCCCGCACCTCTTCTCGGTGGACGCGATGGGCGGTGCCACCAGGGAGGACGATGTCGTGGCGACCGGGTCGGGGTCCCCGACCGCGTACGGGATCCTCGAAGACCGGTACAAGCCGGGTATGAACGAAGAAGACGCGATAAGCCTGGGGGTACGTGCAGTCAGGGCGGCGATGAAGCGCGATGTCGCCACCGGGGAAGGTGTCCACGTGGCGGTCATCACAAAGGACTCCTACCGCGAGATCCCTGAAGAAGAACTGCAGAAAAAATTCGGCAAAATCCTCGCATAA
- a CDS encoding beta-CASP ribonuclease aCPSF1, which yields MLIEERLKELKDKINDKIPSGITVSDVEFEGPELVIYTDDPKRFADEADLIKILARDLRKRIVIRPNVLEDPEKAVNDIRSVVAENAGITDIFFDPDTGEVLIEAEKPGVVIGKNGTTLREITKHIGWTPKVVRTPPIESGTVKQIRQYLRSVNEERKTFLRTIGRRIHRDVISKDQWVRVTMLGCCREVGRAAFLLSTPESRVLIDCGEKPDNTNSTPYLYVPEIHPLTQLDAVVLTHAHLDHCALVPLLYKYGYDGPVYSTPPTRDLSAMLQLDYLDVVSKEDRKIPYSSNEVKNYIRHSITLNYGSVTDIAPDIKLTFHNAGHILGSAIAHFHIGDGLYNIAFTGDFNYSRSRLFNPATNNFPRLEALFMESTYGGSNDVQPARGDAEEKLYETVQNVVSRGGKVIIPAFAVGRSQEVMLALEEGMRREKIPRMKIYLDGMIREATAIHTTYPEYLNSDLRNQIFKEGLNPFLAECFVPVDSSDLRGRVIAGDPCVIITTSGMLNGGPVMEYLSNLAADERNALVFVGYQADGTLGRRIQKGWREVPLGRRESIVINLEIVTIDGFSGHSDRRQLMNYVSHMQPKPEKIFTIHGDENNTIDLASSIYKRHHIETHSPLNLETYRMI from the coding sequence ATGCTCATTGAAGAACGACTGAAAGAACTAAAGGATAAGATCAACGATAAGATCCCTTCCGGGATCACCGTCTCGGACGTGGAGTTCGAGGGGCCTGAACTGGTCATCTATACCGACGACCCCAAGAGATTCGCCGACGAGGCGGACCTGATCAAGATCCTTGCCAGGGACCTCCGTAAAAGGATCGTCATACGCCCCAACGTCCTGGAGGACCCGGAAAAGGCAGTGAACGATATCCGGTCGGTAGTCGCGGAGAATGCAGGCATCACCGACATCTTTTTTGACCCCGACACGGGAGAGGTCCTGATCGAGGCCGAGAAGCCCGGAGTGGTCATCGGCAAGAACGGGACCACGCTCCGGGAGATTACCAAGCACATCGGGTGGACTCCCAAGGTGGTCCGCACCCCACCCATCGAGAGCGGGACGGTGAAACAGATCCGCCAGTACCTGCGGTCCGTAAACGAGGAACGAAAGACCTTCCTCCGGACCATAGGAAGGAGGATCCACCGTGACGTGATCTCCAAGGACCAGTGGGTCCGGGTCACCATGCTCGGTTGCTGCAGGGAGGTGGGAAGGGCGGCATTCCTCCTTTCCACGCCCGAGAGCAGGGTCCTGATAGACTGCGGGGAGAAGCCCGACAATACGAACAGCACTCCCTACCTCTACGTCCCTGAGATCCACCCCCTGACCCAGCTGGATGCGGTGGTGCTTACCCATGCCCACCTGGACCACTGTGCCCTCGTCCCCCTCCTCTACAAGTACGGGTACGACGGCCCGGTGTACAGCACACCTCCCACCCGCGACCTCTCGGCCATGCTCCAGCTTGACTACCTGGACGTAGTGAGCAAGGAAGACCGGAAGATCCCGTACAGCTCGAACGAGGTGAAGAATTACATCCGGCACTCCATCACCCTGAACTACGGGAGCGTCACCGATATCGCCCCGGACATCAAGCTCACCTTCCATAACGCCGGGCATATCCTGGGATCTGCGATCGCGCACTTCCACATAGGAGACGGGCTCTACAACATCGCGTTCACCGGCGATTTCAATTACAGCAGGAGCAGGCTGTTCAACCCGGCGACCAACAATTTCCCCCGCCTCGAGGCCCTTTTCATGGAGAGCACCTATGGGGGGAGCAACGACGTGCAGCCCGCCAGGGGCGACGCAGAGGAGAAACTCTACGAGACGGTCCAGAACGTGGTGAGCCGCGGCGGGAAGGTCATTATCCCGGCGTTTGCGGTGGGCCGTTCCCAGGAGGTCATGCTCGCCCTCGAAGAGGGGATGCGCAGGGAAAAGATCCCCAGGATGAAGATCTATCTCGACGGGATGATCCGGGAGGCCACGGCGATCCACACCACCTACCCGGAGTACCTGAACTCTGACCTGCGAAACCAGATCTTCAAGGAGGGCTTAAACCCGTTCCTGGCGGAATGTTTCGTCCCGGTCGATTCCTCGGACCTGAGGGGAAGGGTCATCGCAGGGGACCCCTGCGTGATCATCACCACCAGCGGGATGCTCAACGGCGGACCGGTCATGGAATACCTGAGCAACCTCGCGGCCGACGAAAGGAATGCGCTGGTATTCGTCGGATACCAGGCGGACGGGACGCTCGGGAGGAGGATCCAGAAAGGATGGCGCGAAGTGCCCCTCGGCCGTAGGGAGAGCATCGTGATCAACCTCGAGATCGTGACCATCGACGGGTTCTCGGGGCATTCGGACCGGAGACAGCTGATGAATTACGTGTCCCATATGCAGCCGAAACCCGAGAAGATCTTCACCATTCACGGCGACGAGAACAATACCATCGATCTCGCGAGCTCGATCTATAAACGCCACCATATCGAGACCCACTCCCCCCTGAACCTTGAGACGTACCGTATGATATGA
- a CDS encoding MFS transporter, with protein MKSRIPVFLGVFTVMALSNAIVPVLPGLAEGTVAQSALYSSYFFGALILVLPAGILADRIGELPLIRAGLLLTTLSGVLLLASSSSYMLLFSRFAEGFGAGLFVASGLAFLNARPDDARGSGIFLAMLNVGLVVGLIGTGWIVDMTGDRYAGVMLFTVLSLLPLLASMLMKPDRETSRRGEAAAGSGHSGTEGNPGGKSDLSRNTPTEPETFREILARSGRVIRQYFWLWVSAVIMIGITGALTAIYPQFSGLSPAIIGLQIAAMNVSTAVAVLIVPRANLHPITAIRVSAILMAGAVLLSFYTPWGFIPVGFLAGVVMIGQLTFLSRVEPRQGAVMGLFNVASYGGMTILPFIAGVVAQEVSFFAAFATSMLSALFIAATIGRCGCSDPGKKRDGRKTGD; from the coding sequence ATGAAGTCCCGGATCCCGGTCTTCCTGGGTGTATTCACCGTAATGGCACTCTCCAACGCGATCGTGCCGGTCCTCCCCGGTCTCGCGGAGGGCACCGTTGCCCAGAGTGCACTCTACTCCTCGTATTTTTTCGGAGCGCTCATCCTCGTGCTCCCTGCAGGTATTCTCGCCGACCGGATCGGCGAACTGCCGCTGATCCGCGCAGGACTCCTGCTCACCACCCTCTCCGGGGTGCTGCTGCTCGCGAGCAGTTCCTCGTATATGCTCCTCTTCTCCCGCTTCGCCGAGGGGTTCGGTGCAGGACTCTTCGTGGCTTCCGGCCTGGCATTTCTGAATGCAAGGCCGGATGACGCCCGGGGGAGCGGCATATTTCTTGCCATGCTGAACGTGGGGCTGGTGGTCGGACTGATCGGGACAGGCTGGATCGTCGATATGACCGGAGACCGGTATGCCGGAGTGATGCTCTTCACCGTCTTATCCCTGCTTCCCCTGCTTGCGAGCATGCTGATGAAGCCCGACAGGGAAACATCCCGTCGCGGGGAGGCCGCCGCCGGATCCGGGCATTCCGGGACGGAAGGAAATCCGGGAGGAAAATCGGATCTTTCACGGAATACCCCGACGGAACCCGAGACTTTCCGGGAGATACTGGCCCGGTCAGGCCGGGTGATCCGCCAGTACTTCTGGCTTTGGGTCTCGGCGGTGATAATGATCGGGATTACCGGGGCCCTCACCGCGATCTACCCCCAGTTTTCCGGACTGTCCCCCGCCATCATAGGGCTCCAGATCGCCGCGATGAATGTCTCTACCGCAGTGGCGGTGCTGATAGTCCCCCGGGCGAACCTTCACCCCATCACCGCAATCCGGGTATCCGCCATTCTCATGGCGGGTGCGGTGCTGCTCTCCTTCTACACCCCCTGGGGCTTTATCCCCGTAGGCTTCCTGGCAGGGGTGGTGATGATAGGCCAGCTCACCTTCCTCTCCCGGGTGGAACCCCGGCAGGGAGCGGTCATGGGCCTGTTCAACGTGGCAAGTTACGGGGGTATGACCATTCTCCCGTTCATCGCCGGGGTTGTTGCACAGGAAGTATCATTCTTCGCCGCCTTTGCAACCTCGATGCTGTCCGCCCTTTTCATCGCGGCGACGATAGGACGATGCGGATGCAGCGATCCCGGGAAGAAAAGAGATGGCCGGAAAACCGGGGATTGA
- a CDS encoding Ppx/GppA phosphatase family protein yields MNRSPQIPPEGRVVTFIDLGTNSIRVLVVRLFSNCTSTVLSRQKEVIRLGEGEFDTSLISEAAMDRAVTVCRRFVEMARSFGTEEYLAVATSATREARNQNILLSRLRHESGLDVRVISGREEARLIYEGVVSGTHLDDRLALLVDVGGGSTEIALGTRSGYLYLESLKLGSIRLTNLFFPGGTEKSVSRKEYERIRQHVKNEMVRPVQELRKYQIDLTLASSGTAQNLAEIAARTAEGTKNGQGTEISRSELSRVANLLCSLSLDDRRKVPGINPERADIIVCGAAILETLMEELKLGSMQVTSRGLQDGLLTDYLSRLDDFPLLGTLTVRERSVLQLGRSCGINEHHARAVARLALDLFDSARDTGIHSLGEEERELLLYATFLHDIGSFISYNNHHAHSYYLIRNAELLGFDQKEISVMAYIARFHRKKPPKKKALETTELGKGTRATVKMLSLFLRMAESLDRSHAGLVHHVRFMKANRNNEVRLEIAAVEDCQLEIWGVENEVENFSRVFGRRLVPVVRKIDLGELAECGTARPVPPLLDHSGKQ; encoded by the coding sequence ATGAACCGTTCTCCGCAGATACCCCCGGAAGGGAGGGTGGTGACATTCATCGACCTGGGTACAAACTCCATCAGGGTCCTCGTGGTACGACTCTTTTCGAACTGTACCTCAACGGTCCTCTCCCGCCAGAAGGAGGTGATCCGTCTCGGGGAGGGCGAATTCGACACTTCTCTTATCTCCGAGGCGGCGATGGACCGTGCGGTCACGGTATGCCGGAGGTTCGTGGAGATGGCCCGTTCGTTCGGGACCGAAGAGTATCTCGCGGTGGCGACCTCGGCCACCAGGGAAGCGCGGAACCAGAACATTCTCCTCTCGCGCCTCCGGCACGAGTCGGGGCTGGACGTCAGGGTCATCTCCGGGAGGGAGGAAGCACGCCTTATCTATGAGGGAGTGGTCAGCGGAACCCATCTTGACGACCGCCTCGCCCTGCTCGTGGACGTCGGAGGGGGGAGCACCGAGATCGCGCTCGGGACCAGGTCCGGGTACCTTTACCTGGAAAGCCTGAAACTCGGGTCAATCCGGCTCACAAACCTCTTTTTCCCGGGAGGGACGGAGAAGAGCGTATCCCGGAAAGAATACGAGCGAATCCGGCAGCACGTGAAGAACGAGATGGTAAGGCCGGTCCAGGAACTACGAAAATACCAGATCGACCTCACCCTCGCCAGCTCGGGGACCGCACAGAACCTGGCGGAGATCGCGGCGCGTACCGCAGAAGGAACGAAAAACGGGCAGGGAACAGAAATTTCACGGTCGGAACTCTCGCGGGTGGCGAACCTTCTCTGCTCGCTGTCTCTGGATGACCGCCGGAAAGTCCCGGGTATCAATCCGGAGCGTGCCGACATCATCGTCTGCGGGGCCGCCATCCTCGAGACCCTGATGGAGGAACTGAAACTCGGGAGTATGCAGGTCACGAGCAGGGGCCTGCAGGACGGCCTCCTCACCGACTACCTCTCCCGGCTCGACGACTTCCCCCTTCTCGGGACGCTCACCGTAAGGGAGCGGAGCGTCCTCCAGCTGGGACGGTCCTGCGGGATCAACGAGCACCACGCCCGGGCCGTCGCCCGGCTCGCGCTTGACCTCTTCGATTCCGCCCGGGATACGGGGATCCACTCCCTGGGCGAGGAGGAGCGGGAACTTCTCCTGTATGCGACCTTCCTCCACGATATCGGGTCGTTCATCTCCTACAACAATCATCATGCGCATTCCTACTACCTTATCCGGAACGCCGAGCTCCTCGGATTCGACCAGAAAGAGATCTCGGTCATGGCCTACATCGCCCGGTTTCACCGGAAGAAGCCGCCGAAGAAGAAGGCCCTGGAGACGACCGAGCTTGGGAAGGGTACGAGGGCTACGGTGAAGATGCTCTCCCTTTTCCTGCGCATGGCAGAGAGCCTCGACCGGAGTCACGCAGGCCTGGTGCACCACGTGCGGTTCATGAAGGCAAACCGGAACAACGAGGTCCGGCTGGAGATCGCGGCCGTCGAAGACTGCCAGCTGGAGATCTGGGGGGTCGAGAACGAGGTCGAGAACTTCTCCCGGGTCTTCGGACGGCGGCTGGTTCCCGTTGTACGAAAGATCGACCTCGGGGAGCTGGCCGAGTGCGGTACGGCCCGGCCCGTCCCTCCCCTTCTCGATCATTCCGGGAAACAGTAA
- a CDS encoding metal ABC transporter permease, whose protein sequence is MFEILGYEFFRNALLAGLLASIACGIIGSYVVVKRMVALSGGISHAAFGGIGLGYYLGFDPILGAVGFALAVSTGIGILREKAVQNLDTLIGAVWAAGMALGILFISLTPGYAPDLFSYLFGNILLVPQGDLLLMGVLAMVIIGAVIIVYSPLLAVTFDEEYARVMNLPVTALMLLLLCLTALTVVMLIRVVGIILVIALLTLPAAIAREYAGEMKRMMVIAVAGGMIFTFSGIWLSYLFDIPSGATIILVSVAVYLAVLGERRLGLIGRNARSG, encoded by the coding sequence ATGTTCGAGATCCTCGGCTACGAATTCTTCAGGAACGCGCTTCTTGCAGGGCTGCTCGCAAGCATCGCCTGCGGCATCATCGGTTCCTACGTGGTGGTGAAACGGATGGTGGCCCTCTCCGGGGGGATTTCCCATGCGGCATTCGGGGGTATCGGCCTCGGATATTACCTGGGGTTCGACCCGATCCTGGGTGCGGTGGGGTTCGCCCTCGCGGTCTCGACCGGGATCGGGATTTTACGGGAGAAGGCGGTGCAGAACCTCGATACGCTCATCGGCGCCGTCTGGGCGGCGGGGATGGCGCTCGGTATCCTCTTCATATCCCTCACCCCCGGGTACGCGCCCGACCTGTTCTCTTACCTGTTTGGGAATATCCTGCTCGTGCCGCAGGGGGACCTGCTCCTGATGGGTGTCCTTGCAATGGTGATCATAGGCGCCGTCATCATCGTGTATTCCCCGCTTCTTGCGGTCACCTTCGACGAGGAGTACGCCCGGGTGATGAACCTCCCGGTAACCGCCCTGATGCTCCTCCTCCTGTGCCTGACCGCCCTCACCGTCGTGATGCTCATCCGGGTGGTGGGAATAATCCTGGTGATAGCCCTGCTTACCCTTCCGGCCGCCATCGCCCGAGAATACGCGGGCGAGATGAAGCGGATGATGGTCATCGCCGTGGCGGGGGGGATGATCTTCACCTTCTCCGGGATATGGCTCTCGTATCTTTTCGACATTCCCTCCGGGGCGACCATCATACTGGTGAGCGTCGCGGTATACCTCGCGGTCCTCGGAGAACGAAGGCTGGGACTGATCGGGCGCAATGCCCGGTCCGGGTAA
- a CDS encoding metal ABC transporter ATP-binding protein — MSQPAIEIRDVSYSKNGREILSHVDLVVDRGDFYAIIGPNGGGKTTLLRIMLGLLAPDTGAVAVFGRPPREVRELIGYVPQFKTFDFSYPITVREMIRSGLMGHGRGVSRRIGPDQEQEVDRVMEDLGLSGLASQQVGRLSGGEQQRAIVARALVGDPDLLILDEPTVYVDAPTELQFLDLLDVLRKTKTLVMVTHDIGVLPAHVTRIACLNHSIFTHGGAEITDEMLAFGYGCPVDLIAHGVPHRVLRDHPHEGDEE, encoded by the coding sequence ATGAGTCAGCCGGCAATCGAGATCAGGGATGTTTCGTATTCAAAGAACGGGAGGGAGATTCTCTCGCACGTGGACCTGGTGGTGGACCGCGGGGATTTCTATGCAATAATCGGGCCCAACGGAGGGGGGAAGACCACGCTGCTCCGGATCATGCTCGGTCTGCTCGCTCCCGACACCGGCGCCGTTGCGGTGTTCGGCCGCCCTCCCCGTGAGGTACGGGAACTCATCGGGTATGTCCCCCAGTTCAAGACCTTCGACTTCTCCTACCCTATCACGGTGAGGGAGATGATCCGCTCGGGCCTCATGGGCCATGGGAGGGGGGTATCCAGGAGGATCGGCCCTGATCAGGAGCAGGAAGTCGACCGGGTGATGGAAGACCTGGGACTCTCCGGGCTTGCTTCGCAGCAGGTCGGGAGGTTGTCGGGAGGTGAGCAGCAGCGGGCGATCGTCGCCAGGGCGCTGGTGGGAGACCCGGACCTGCTCATCCTCGACGAACCGACCGTGTACGTGGACGCTCCTACCGAACTCCAGTTCCTCGACCTGCTGGACGTGCTCCGGAAGACCAAGACCCTGGTGATGGTGACCCATGATATCGGGGTCCTTCCCGCTCATGTGACCAGGATCGCCTGCCTCAATCATAGTATCTTCACCCACGGGGGGGCGGAGATCACCGATGAGATGCTCGCGTTCGGGTACGGGTGCCCGGTGGACCTGATCGCCCACGGGGTCCCCCACCGGGTGCTCAGGGACCACCCGCACGAAGGAGATGAGGAGTGA
- a CDS encoding metal ABC transporter solute-binding protein, Zn/Mn family has product MGIAGCVFLLVVCALLAAGCTQPAGVTGAEPLKVAVTLPPQAEMVREVGGDHVTVQIVVPPGADPHTFEPTAGEIVRLSDSTLYFRVGPGLLPFEDVLVDRLREIEPGIRVIDSSEGIALLAGTDPDERGAPDPHIWLSLRNAEIMTAHVRDALIEADPAHADEYRANSDDYISRLHETDGQIRQVLAGSGVHDILVTHPSWGYFTRDYGITQVAIGEEGKEPTARELEYLVNLAETENIRVIFAEPEFSIRGAQVLAEEINGTVVLVDPLSEEYLENMRRVAAAFAGEDTTS; this is encoded by the coding sequence GTGGGAATCGCAGGATGTGTGTTCCTGCTGGTCGTGTGTGCGCTCCTCGCCGCCGGGTGCACCCAGCCGGCCGGAGTGACCGGAGCGGAGCCCCTGAAGGTCGCGGTCACCCTTCCTCCGCAGGCCGAGATGGTGAGGGAAGTGGGAGGCGACCACGTGACGGTACAGATCGTGGTCCCCCCGGGGGCGGATCCCCATACGTTCGAGCCCACGGCCGGGGAGATCGTCCGGCTGAGCGACAGCACGCTCTACTTCCGTGTCGGCCCCGGCCTCCTTCCTTTCGAGGACGTCCTCGTCGACAGGCTCCGGGAGATCGAGCCCGGGATCAGGGTGATCGATTCTTCGGAAGGGATCGCCCTGCTTGCAGGGACCGATCCCGATGAACGGGGAGCCCCGGACCCCCACATCTGGCTCTCGCTCAGGAACGCGGAGATAATGACCGCCCACGTCAGGGACGCACTCATAGAGGCCGACCCTGCCCATGCAGACGAGTACCGGGCAAACAGCGACGATTATATCTCCCGGCTCCACGAGACCGACGGGCAGATCCGACAGGTCCTTGCCGGGAGCGGGGTGCATGATATCCTGGTTACGCACCCGTCGTGGGGCTATTTCACGAGAGATTATGGGATTACCCAGGTGGCGATCGGCGAGGAAGGAAAAGAGCCTACTGCACGCGAACTGGAGTACCTGGTAAACCTGGCCGAGACGGAGAATATCCGGGTCATCTTCGCCGAGCCCGAGTTCTCGATCCGCGGTGCCCAGGTCCTTGCCGAAGAGATCAACGGGACGGTCGTGCTGGTCGATCCCCTTTCGGAGGAATACCTTGAGAACATGCGCAGGGTCGCGGCGGCATTTGCCGGGGAGGACACAACTTCATGA